The Thermothielavioides terrestris NRRL 8126 chromosome 2, complete sequence genome includes a region encoding these proteins:
- a CDS encoding 60S ribosomal protein L9, protein MRYIHSEETLKVPENVKVSIKSRLVTVEGPRGKLSKDLSHIAVNFSIPKKGVIGIEIHHGNRKNVAALRTVRTIINNLIIGVTKGFKYKMRYVYAHFPINVNVEKNAETGCFEVEIRNFIGEKIVRRVIMQPGVDVAISTAQKDELILTGNSLEAVSQSAADIQQICRVRNKDIRKFLDGLYVSEKGNIEE, encoded by the exons ATGCGCTACATCCACAGTGAGGAGACCCTCAAGGTCCCCGAGAACG TCAAGGTCTCGATCAAGTCGAGGCTCGTCACGGTCGAGGGCCCCCGCGGAAAGCTCTCCAAGGACCTGAGCCACATCGCCGTCAACTTCTCGATCCCCAAGAAGGGCGTGATCGGTATCGAGATCCACCACGGCAACCGCAAGAATGTTGCCGCTCTTCGGACCGTCCGGACAATCATCAACAACCTCATCATCGGCGTCACCAAGGGCTTCAAGTACAAGATGAGATATGTCTACGCTCACTTTCCGATCAACGTGAACGTCGAGAAGAACGCCGAGACGGGGTGCTTCGAGGTTGAGATCCG GAACTTCATCGGCGAGAAGATTGTCCGGAGGGTCATCATGCAGCCTGGTGTCGATGTCGCGATCTCGACGGCCCAGAAGGACGAGCTGATCCTCACCGGTAACTCGCTCGAGGCTGTCTCGCAGAGCGCTGCCGACATTCAGCAGATTTGCAGAGTGCGGAACAAGGATATCCGGAAG TTCTTGGACGGTCTCTACGTCTCGGAGAAGGGTAACATCGAGGAGTGA